A genomic window from Methanobrevibacter sp. includes:
- the rrp42 gene encoding exosome complex protein Rrp42 produces MDIVPEITRQSIYNLAKNDKREDGRQLTEYRDITIETNVISKAEGSARVTLGGTQVIVGIKPQLGSPFPDTPDLGVLMTNCEMLPMADPNFEPGPPSEDSIELARVVDRGIRESELVELDKLCVEEGKHVWMLFIDLHIIDNCGNLFDACELAVMAALKSTKLPVASIVDEEVVLSEDETFDLPINNELALCTFVKIGDKMVIDPTLDEERVASARLNVGVTKDGHICSMQKGGEKPLTKDEILYCVNTAIGKVKELIEYL; encoded by the coding sequence ATGGATATAGTACCAGAAATTACAAGACAAAGTATTTATAATCTTGCCAAAAATGATAAAAGAGAAGATGGCAGACAATTAACTGAATATAGGGATATTACTATTGAAACTAATGTCATTTCTAAAGCTGAAGGTTCTGCTCGTGTAACTCTTGGTGGAACTCAAGTTATTGTAGGTATTAAACCACAACTTGGAAGCCCATTCCCTGACACTCCTGATTTAGGAGTTTTAATGACTAATTGTGAAATGTTACCAATGGCTGATCCTAACTTTGAACCAGGACCACCTAGTGAAGATTCAATCGAACTTGCACGTGTAGTTGACAGGGGTATTCGTGAAAGTGAATTGGTGGAATTGGATAAATTATGCGTTGAAGAAGGAAAACATGTCTGGATGTTATTCATTGACTTGCACATTATCGATAACTGCGGAAACCTTTTTGATGCATGTGAATTAGCTGTAATGGCTGCATTAAAATCCACTAAATTACCTGTTGCAAGCATAGTTGATGAAGAAGTTGTCTTAAGTGAAGATGAAACTTTCGATTTACCAATTAACAATGAATTAGCTTTATGTACTTTCGTTAAAATTGGTGACAAAATGGTCATTGACCCAACATTGGATGAAGAAAGAGTAGCAAGTGCTCGTTTGAATGTTGGTGTTACAAAAGATGGTCACATCTGCTCAATGCAAAAAGGCGGAGAAAAACCATTGACCAAAGATGAAATTCTCTACTGTGTAAATACTGCAATAGGAAAAGTAAAAGAGTTAATAGAATATCTTTAA
- a CDS encoding molybdenum cofactor guanylyltransferase has product MSNENKNNENIKSCIILCGGKSSRMGRDKGSMIIQDKPMIKHILSTLNHQIDEVIILLNDQTRIEKYGEFINPNDYAYTLKFVEDKIKNKGPMPGIMTGLSNIKGKYSLILPCDSPYVTKNYINTIFKEIDENFDAVVPYHDPEMKLKTSEPLHSIYSRDIVETIENLINDDVLHIKGLIEKIDTKFVLIDNKKIEKKEFRNLNRPSDI; this is encoded by the coding sequence ATGAGTAATGAAAATAAAAACAATGAAAATATTAAATCTTGCATTATTCTATGTGGAGGCAAAAGCAGTAGAATGGGGCGTGATAAAGGATCTATGATTATTCAGGATAAACCTATGATTAAACACATCCTTTCTACTTTAAACCACCAGATAGATGAAGTCATAATCCTTTTAAATGACCAGACCAGAATTGAAAAATACGGCGAATTCATAAATCCAAATGATTATGCATATACACTGAAATTTGTTGAAGACAAAATTAAAAACAAAGGCCCGATGCCTGGAATAATGACAGGATTATCCAACATTAAAGGCAAATATTCACTGATTCTACCTTGCGACAGCCCTTACGTTACCAAAAACTATATAAACACTATTTTTAAAGAAATTGATGAAAATTTTGATGCTGTTGTACCATATCATGACCCTGAAATGAAACTTAAAACATCAGAACCACTTCATTCAATCTACAGCAGAGACATTGTTGAAACAATTGAAAATCTGATAAATGATGATGTTTTGCACATTAAAGGGCTGATTGAAAAAATAGATACAAAATTTGTTTTAATAGATAATAAAAAAATAGAAAAAAAAGAATTTAGAAATCTTAATCGTCCTTCAGACATTTAA
- the cbiT gene encoding precorrin-6Y C5,15-methyltransferase (decarboxylating) subunit CbiT yields MLEDKDFIKSCDVPGPTKEAIRAILLYKSEVTEKDKVVDCGCGTGGLTCEFSQRAREVISIDTNPEAIEVTIRNLEKFGLGDNVTLINDDGANALKDIDDIDIAVVGGSGRQLENILDIVDEKLNSKGRIIITAILVDTKVEAINKLKDLGYNPKIMEVNVSNGRVLDRGILMISENPIAIITAKKR; encoded by the coding sequence ATGTTAGAAGATAAGGATTTTATTAAATCCTGTGACGTACCCGGACCAACAAAAGAAGCAATAAGAGCTATACTGCTGTATAAATCTGAAGTGACTGAAAAAGACAAGGTGGTGGATTGCGGATGTGGAACCGGAGGACTTACATGTGAATTTTCCCAGAGAGCACGTGAAGTCATATCCATTGACACAAACCCTGAAGCCATTGAAGTTACCATCAGAAATCTTGAAAAATTTGGACTGGGAGACAATGTCACACTGATTAATGATGACGGGGCCAATGCCCTTAAAGATATTGACGACATTGACATTGCCGTTGTTGGGGGAAGCGGCAGACAACTGGAAAATATCTTGGACATCGTTGATGAAAAATTAAATTCAAAAGGAAGAATTATAATTACAGCAATACTGGTTGACACTAAAGTCGAAGCGATAAATAAACTTAAAGATTTAGGATATAATCCTAAGATTATGGAAGTAAACGTTTCCAATGGACGGGTTTTAGATCGTGGAATACTGATGATTAGTGAAAACCCAATAGCTATAATTACCGCTAAAAAAAGATAA
- a CDS encoding UbiX family flavin prenyltransferase translates to MIVIAITGASGVIYGIRLLEALKELKIENSLIISDAAKTVINSETDYKIEGIIDLADNYYDFNDLTASVNSGSFKADGLVIVPCSMKTLSSIANGYGANTITRVADVSLKERRPTIIVPRETPLRSIHLQNMLTLSQEGAIILPAMPGFYSNPKTLDDQIDFIVGKILDSLKIENNLFKRWE, encoded by the coding sequence ATGATAGTAATTGCAATTACAGGTGCCAGTGGAGTAATATATGGAATAAGATTACTTGAAGCATTGAAAGAACTGAAAATAGAAAATAGTTTAATTATTAGTGATGCTGCAAAGACAGTGATAAACTCAGAAACCGACTATAAAATAGAAGGCATTATTGATTTAGCCGACAATTACTATGATTTCAATGACCTTACAGCTTCCGTAAACAGCGGATCATTTAAAGCGGACGGACTGGTTATCGTGCCATGTTCCATGAAAACATTATCCTCAATTGCCAACGGCTATGGGGCAAATACAATTACAAGAGTGGCAGATGTAAGTCTTAAAGAAAGAAGACCTACCATTATTGTTCCCCGTGAAACTCCGCTTAGAAGCATTCATCTGCAGAACATGCTAACATTATCACAAGAAGGAGCTATAATTTTACCTGCAATGCCTGGATTTTATTCAAATCCTAAAACCCTTGATGACCAAATCGATTTTATTGTCGGGAAAATTCTAGACTCATTAAAAATTGAAAATAATTTATTTAAAAGGTGGGAATAA
- a CDS encoding HD domain-containing protein, translating into MTEKKKFIRDSVYGDISLDKFEERIMDMPQFQRLRRIKQLGLISLIYPGATHTRFEHCVGTMNLGSKLATELDLTQDEIELVRTSALLHDVGHGPFSHVSEGVLSFPHEELTKYVVTETSMRDLLEEKFDVNDIVDIVNGKGYLGPIVSGELDVDRMDYLLRDSHNTGVAYGVIDYERIISNLSLDDGLILDIKGVQAAEGALVSRYFMYPSVYQHHTTRIVNSMFRRALKRVIDEDIINENDIYKYDDADIIGIFRHCENNFVNDIMARLDNRRIMKRVKTIRLDNFKYPEKMYKIEASQLRKAEEEIAEDYGIDKDYVFINIAEYPRFDEMKTQVSVEGKLFPLTEISNIIGALSKARFNIPDISVYVPEEEKVKFGKFKLDNYLDLPEIDREKFHGIHYDQIKLF; encoded by the coding sequence ATGACTGAAAAGAAAAAGTTTATCAGAGACAGTGTCTATGGAGATATTAGTTTAGACAAATTTGAAGAAAGAATCATGGATATGCCCCAATTCCAACGTTTAAGAAGAATTAAACAATTAGGATTAATCAGCCTGATTTATCCCGGAGCTACACACACAAGATTCGAACACTGTGTGGGAACCATGAATTTAGGATCCAAACTGGCAACGGAACTCGATTTGACACAGGATGAGATTGAATTAGTTCGAACATCCGCACTGCTGCATGATGTCGGTCACGGCCCATTTTCACACGTATCCGAAGGAGTATTGTCATTTCCACATGAAGAACTGACCAAATATGTCGTTACTGAAACTTCCATGAGGGATTTGCTTGAAGAAAAATTCGACGTTAATGATATAGTTGATATTGTAAACGGAAAAGGTTATCTCGGACCTATCGTTTCCGGAGAGCTTGATGTGGACAGAATGGATTATCTTTTAAGGGATTCCCACAATACCGGAGTGGCCTACGGAGTCATAGATTATGAAAGGATAATATCCAACTTAAGTCTTGATGACGGGCTGATTTTAGACATCAAAGGAGTTCAGGCCGCTGAAGGAGCATTAGTATCAAGATATTTCATGTATCCGAGTGTATATCAACACCACACAACAAGAATCGTCAATTCCATGTTTAGAAGAGCATTGAAAAGGGTCATCGATGAAGACATCATCAATGAAAATGACATTTACAAATACGATGATGCAGACATTATCGGAATATTCAGACACTGCGAAAACAACTTCGTCAATGACATTATGGCAAGACTTGATAACCGCCGCATCATGAAAAGAGTAAAAACCATACGGCTTGATAACTTCAAATACCCTGAAAAAATGTATAAAATAGAAGCAAGCCAGCTGAGAAAAGCTGAAGAGGAAATAGCTGAAGATTATGGAATCGACAAGGATTATGTGTTTATAAATATAGCTGAATATCCTCGTTTTGACGAAATGAAAACTCAAGTAAGTGTTGAAGGCAAACTGTTCCCATTGACAGAAATTTCAAATATTATAGGAGCATTAAGTAAAGCCCGATTCAACATACCAGACATTAGCGTTTACGTTCCCGAAGAGGAAAAGGTTAAGTTTGGCAAATTCAAATTGGACAATTATCTTGATTTACCTGAAATTGATAGAGAAAAATTCCATGGTATTCATTATGACCAAATAAAACTATTCTAG
- a CDS encoding ammonium transporter, with product MDMFSAGDTAWILICTLLVLLMSIPAVAFFYGGLSKRKNVLNTIFLTFIAFSIISVIWVIFGYQFAFGSDINGLIGSPTNFFLQGIGLDDLNGTIPTLLFVMFQCAFAGLTCAIMSGALVGRMKTKAWVVFAALWACLVYVPIAHWVWGGGWLMQMGALDFAGGAVVHMNSGISALAVALVLGKRKNTALIPHNLGYAVLGAALLWFGWMGFNGGSGLAADGLAANAIIVSNVAAAVGLIVWTLIDTFTIGKPTVLGAISGAVAGLVGITPAAGFVDVFGALVIGAVAPVVSYFAINYMKPKLGYDDALDAWGIHGMSGVWGAIATGIFAVPAIGGTAGLLYGNPNQVVVQIISVIATIVYAFVVSYILAKLLDKAMDGIRVDESDEIGGLDSNLHKESAYNFNS from the coding sequence ATGGATATGTTTAGTGCTGGTGACACTGCCTGGATTTTAATATGTACTCTTTTAGTTCTTCTAATGAGTATTCCGGCAGTCGCATTTTTTTATGGAGGATTAAGTAAACGTAAGAATGTCTTAAATACAATATTTTTAACTTTCATAGCATTTTCAATAATCAGTGTTATATGGGTAATATTTGGTTATCAATTTGCATTTGGAAGTGACATTAACGGATTAATAGGATCACCGACCAACTTCTTCCTGCAGGGAATCGGTTTGGATGATTTAAACGGTACTATACCAACATTACTATTTGTAATGTTTCAGTGTGCCTTTGCAGGGCTGACCTGCGCAATCATGTCTGGTGCCCTAGTTGGCAGGATGAAAACAAAAGCTTGGGTTGTTTTTGCTGCACTATGGGCCTGCCTTGTATATGTCCCTATTGCCCACTGGGTATGGGGAGGAGGATGGCTCATGCAGATGGGTGCACTTGACTTTGCAGGAGGTGCTGTAGTTCATATGAATTCAGGTATTTCCGCATTGGCTGTCGCTTTGGTATTAGGTAAAAGGAAAAATACTGCACTGATTCCACATAACCTCGGATATGCTGTTTTAGGAGCCGCACTCTTGTGGTTTGGATGGATGGGATTCAATGGAGGATCAGGTCTTGCAGCTGACGGACTTGCTGCAAATGCAATTATAGTATCAAACGTAGCGGCTGCAGTAGGTTTAATCGTATGGACTTTAATAGATACTTTCACTATTGGAAAACCTACAGTTTTAGGTGCTATATCCGGTGCAGTTGCAGGTCTTGTAGGTATTACTCCTGCAGCAGGTTTTGTTGATGTATTCGGTGCTTTAGTAATCGGTGCCGTAGCTCCAGTAGTTTCATACTTTGCAATCAATTACATGAAACCGAAACTCGGATATGACGATGCTTTGGATGCATGGGGCATACATGGAATGTCTGGAGTATGGGGAGCAATAGCAACAGGAATATTTGCTGTTCCTGCAATCGGAGGAACTGCAGGACTCTTATACGGAAACCCTAATCAGGTAGTTGTTCAAATTATAAGTGTAATAGCTACTATTGTATATGCATTTGTTGTAAGCTACATTTTAGCTAAACTATTAGACAAAGCAATGGACGGTATCAGAGTGGATGAATCAGATGAAATAGGAGGTCTTGATTCAAATCTCCACAAAGAATCTGCATACAACTTCAACTCATAG
- a CDS encoding P-II family nitrogen regulator — MKSVVAIIREEKFTDVKDALIEVGCEGMNVSEVKGRGSQRGIRESYRGSSYCIDLIPKTRIEIVVKEEGVDAIVDAIKKGAYTGNIGDGKIFIYPMDNVIRIRTGEEGDNAV; from the coding sequence ATGAAAAGCGTTGTAGCAATTATAAGAGAGGAAAAGTTCACAGACGTTAAAGATGCCCTTATTGAAGTCGGATGTGAAGGGATGAACGTTTCTGAAGTTAAAGGAAGAGGAAGTCAAAGAGGAATCAGAGAATCTTATAGGGGATCCAGCTACTGTATAGATCTGATTCCTAAAACCCGTATTGAAATTGTCGTAAAAGAAGAAGGTGTTGATGCAATAGTTGATGCCATTAAAAAAGGAGCCTATACCGGAAATATAGGTGACGGTAAAATATTTATCTATCCGATGGATAATGTAATAAGAATCAGAACTGGAGAAGAAGGTGATAATGCAGTTTGA
- a CDS encoding S24 family peptidase, whose protein sequence is MAKKIILALIILILIAFLALTFLGNDSVDVFIDGENVSVSTSTLSQIDRDSLNQDICDLAIHAMNDTSSNASTLKSEIRDTCSKYRLEDVEINIDSTLGENQIPVIVHVDGTSMLPTLQDGQSVLVNKTHNVHVGDIVVAESDEYGGIIKRVSDINGDSIYLTSDNKDISYEYINGNLYEIKGITTWVDFSDINGVVIKY, encoded by the coding sequence ATGGCTAAAAAAATTATTTTAGCATTAATCATACTTATTTTAATTGCTTTTTTAGCGTTGACATTTTTAGGCAATGATAGCGTCGATGTTTTCATTGACGGGGAGAATGTCAGCGTCAGTACCAGTACCCTTTCACAAATTGACAGGGATTCACTGAATCAGGACATTTGTGATTTGGCCATACATGCAATGAACGACACCTCCTCAAATGCAAGTACCTTGAAAAGTGAAATCAGAGACACTTGCAGCAAATACAGACTTGAGGATGTGGAAATCAACATAGATTCCACACTGGGTGAAAATCAGATTCCGGTCATTGTTCATGTGGATGGAACATCAATGCTTCCTACCCTGCAGGACGGTCAAAGCGTTCTTGTAAATAAAACCCACAATGTCCATGTTGGGGATATTGTTGTAGCTGAATCTGATGAATATGGCGGAATCATAAAAAGAGTTAGTGACATTAACGGTGATTCAATATATCTGACAAGCGACAACAAGGACATTTCCTATGAATACATTAACGGCAATCTGTACGAAATAAAAGGAATCACCACATGGGTTGACTTTTCAGACATTAACGGTGTCGTTATCAAATATTAG
- the aroD gene encoding type I 3-dehydroquinate dehydratase — MYSQTKIAIPIFQENCRDVIEVANDCIEKGADVLEFRIDGLKNPNIDEIKSTIEEINFPMIATNRINSEGGSFKGTEEERFNILYECCDLVEYVDIELQSSDEYIEKIHNTGVKTIVSYHDFEKTPDLNEITYIVDKEHQLGDIAKVAFMPQNLEDTLTILAVLSHCKDTIAISMGDLGSYTRVMASKFDSPITFAAGTDVTAPGQIDIETMKALLNMDLNIMDE; from the coding sequence ATGTATTCACAAACTAAAATTGCAATTCCTATCTTTCAGGAAAATTGCCGTGACGTTATTGAAGTAGCTAACGACTGCATTGAAAAGGGTGCAGATGTATTGGAATTTAGAATTGATGGTCTTAAAAATCCAAATATTGATGAAATTAAAAGCACAATTGAAGAAATCAACTTTCCAATGATAGCTACAAATAGAATTAACTCAGAAGGCGGATCTTTTAAGGGAACAGAAGAAGAAAGGTTCAATATATTATATGAATGCTGCGATCTGGTTGAATATGTCGATATAGAACTGCAAAGCAGCGACGAATACATTGAAAAAATCCATAATACAGGTGTTAAAACCATTGTTTCTTACCATGATTTTGAAAAAACTCCTGATTTGAATGAAATTACATATATAGTTGATAAGGAACATCAATTGGGAGATATTGCAAAAGTTGCTTTCATGCCTCAGAATCTGGAAGACACTTTAACAATACTTGCTGTCCTTTCACACTGCAAAGACACAATTGCAATCTCCATGGGAGATTTGGGAAGTTACACCAGAGTCATGGCATCCAAATTCGATTCACCGATTACTTTTGCGGCCGGAACCGATGTTACAGCACCCGGACAGATTGACATAGAAACAATGAAAGCTCTTTTAAATATGGATTTAAATATCATGGACGAGTGA